One Pullulanibacillus sp. KACC 23026 DNA segment encodes these proteins:
- a CDS encoding CtsR family transcriptional regulator, translating to MRNISDIIEEHIKNILKQKAEVELKRSELAEKFQCVPSQINYVLKTRFSIERGYVVESKRGGGGYIRIIKVTKNDDRELINHIEALIDQRLTQNQAHAMILHLLEEGVINNREARLMISAVDRSVIDLSIPVRDQLRAKIVKAMLQSLKFKL from the coding sequence TTGAGAAATATATCAGACATTATAGAAGAACATATAAAGAATATTCTAAAGCAAAAAGCTGAGGTTGAACTTAAACGTAGCGAACTTGCTGAGAAATTCCAATGTGTTCCCTCTCAGATTAATTATGTGTTGAAGACCCGTTTTTCTATTGAAAGAGGGTATGTTGTCGAGAGTAAGCGCGGTGGCGGGGGATACATTCGAATTATAAAAGTAACAAAGAACGATGACCGAGAACTCATTAATCATATAGAAGCCCTAATTGATCAACGCCTGACCCAAAATCAAGCACATGCCATGATCTTGCACCTTTTAGAAGAAGGGGTCATTAACAATAGAGAGGCACGCTTAATGATTAGTGCAGTTGATCGGTCGGTAATCGATTTAAGTATTCCTGTTAGAGACCAATTGCGGGCCAAAATAGTAAAGGCCATGCTTCAATCCTTAAAATTTAAATTATAA
- a CDS encoding UvrB/UvrC motif-containing protein, whose protein sequence is MECQECHIRPATLHFTRVINGEKQEFHLCEQCAKEKGDLSDMMVGSGAFSIHNLLSGLLNFDQPMSESNSHASKHEELQCEKCGLRYREFTKIGKFGCDECYQAFESKLDPILRKVHSGNTVHLGKIPKRTGKSIGVKRRIAELKDQLKQLIIEEEFEKAASVRDEIRALENRGDV, encoded by the coding sequence GTGGAATGTCAAGAATGCCATATCCGTCCTGCAACGCTTCATTTTACACGTGTGATTAATGGGGAGAAGCAAGAATTTCATTTGTGTGAGCAATGTGCGAAGGAAAAAGGTGACTTAAGCGATATGATGGTGGGCTCAGGCGCTTTTTCCATCCACAATCTTTTATCAGGTCTGCTCAATTTTGATCAACCCATGAGTGAATCTAATTCGCACGCAAGTAAACATGAAGAGCTTCAATGCGAGAAATGTGGTCTGAGATATCGCGAGTTTACTAAGATTGGGAAGTTTGGTTGTGATGAATGCTATCAGGCGTTTGAATCCAAATTAGATCCGATTTTAAGAAAAGTGCATAGTGGGAATACTGTCCATTTAGGGAAGATTCCTAAACGGACAGGAAAATCAATAGGTGTTAAGCGTAGAATAGCCGAGCTTAAAGACCAGCTTAAGCAGCTCATTATAGAAGAGGAATTTGAGAAGGCAGCCTCTGTTCGTGATGAAATCAGGGCTTTGGAAAATAGGGGGGATGTATGA
- the clpC gene encoding ATP-dependent protease ATP-binding subunit ClpC, whose product MMFGRFTERAQKVLALAQEEAVRLGHNNVGTEHILLGLIREGEGIAAKALKALNLDPEKIQKEVETLIGRGSDTSQTIHYTPRAKKVIELSMDEARKIGHSYVGTEHILLGLIREGEGVAARVLNNLGVSLNKARQQVLQLLGSHESASSQQGRGSSGANTPTLDSLARDLTAQAKDGGLDPVIGRGKEIERVIEVLSRRTKNNPVLIGEPGVGKTAIAEGLAQQIINNEVPEILRDKRVMTLDMGTVVAGTKYRGEFEDRLKKVMDEIRQAGNIILFIDELHTLIGAGGAEGAIDASNILKPSLARGELQCIGATTLDEYRKYIEKDAALERRFQPIKVSEPTKEESILILKGLRDRYEAHHRVKITDDAIDAAVQLSDRYIADRFLPDKAIDLIDEAASKVRLRSYTAPPNLKELEQHLEEVKKEKDAAVQSQEFEKAASLRDTEQKLKEELERNQLEWKQKQGRENTEVTPEDIAIVVSNWTGVPVRKLEEEESERLLKMEEILHDRVIGQEEAVKAVSHAIRRARAGLKDPKRPIGSFIFLGPTGVGKTELARAVAETLFGDEDAIIRIDMSEFMEKHTTSRLVGSPPGYVGHEEGGQLTEKVRQKPYSVILLDEIEKAHPDVFNILLQVLDDGRLTDSKGRTVDFRNTAIIMTSNVGASTLKRNRNLGFTVGTEGEAYNEMKSKVLDELKRSFRPEFLNRIDEIIVFHELNKDHLKKIVGLLADNLKDRLKNQGIEIHLTEAAKEKIAEEGYDPEYGARPLKRALQRKVEDKLSEELLKGAISKGEKVTIDYESNEFVVRK is encoded by the coding sequence ATGATGTTTGGACGATTTACAGAACGCGCACAAAAGGTATTAGCACTCGCTCAAGAAGAAGCAGTGCGTTTAGGGCATAACAATGTTGGGACAGAGCATATTCTGCTCGGTTTGATTCGTGAGGGTGAAGGCATTGCAGCTAAAGCTTTAAAGGCCTTAAATCTTGACCCTGAGAAAATCCAGAAAGAGGTCGAGACATTAATTGGTCGTGGAAGTGATACTTCCCAAACGATTCACTATACACCTAGAGCCAAGAAGGTCATTGAGCTTTCCATGGATGAAGCGAGAAAAATTGGCCATTCATATGTTGGGACAGAACATATTTTATTAGGGCTTATTCGTGAAGGAGAAGGTGTGGCAGCACGAGTTCTGAACAACCTTGGTGTCAGCTTGAACAAAGCGCGTCAACAGGTTCTTCAACTTCTTGGCAGCCACGAATCCGCTTCTTCCCAGCAAGGACGCGGCAGCTCAGGGGCCAATACACCAACTTTGGACAGCTTAGCTCGAGATCTAACCGCTCAGGCTAAAGATGGCGGTCTTGATCCAGTTATTGGTCGAGGTAAGGAAATTGAGCGTGTGATAGAGGTGCTCAGTCGCCGTACCAAAAACAACCCGGTTTTAATTGGGGAGCCTGGTGTTGGTAAAACAGCGATAGCGGAAGGGCTAGCCCAACAAATTATTAATAATGAAGTTCCTGAGATTCTGCGTGACAAGCGTGTTATGACCCTTGACATGGGAACCGTTGTAGCGGGAACCAAATATCGTGGTGAGTTTGAAGACCGATTGAAGAAAGTGATGGACGAAATTCGCCAGGCTGGTAATATTATTCTTTTTATTGATGAACTTCACACCTTAATTGGTGCAGGGGGCGCAGAAGGGGCCATTGATGCGTCTAACATATTAAAGCCATCCCTTGCACGCGGTGAGCTTCAATGCATAGGGGCAACAACTCTCGATGAATATCGTAAATATATTGAAAAAGATGCAGCCCTTGAGCGACGCTTCCAGCCTATTAAAGTGTCAGAACCGACGAAAGAGGAGTCTATTCTTATACTAAAGGGCTTAAGAGATCGTTATGAAGCTCATCACCGAGTAAAGATTACAGATGATGCCATTGATGCCGCTGTTCAATTATCAGATCGTTATATTGCGGACCGCTTTTTGCCAGATAAAGCGATTGATTTAATTGATGAGGCAGCGTCCAAAGTCCGTCTAAGATCTTATACTGCTCCGCCAAATCTTAAAGAGCTTGAACAGCACTTGGAAGAAGTAAAGAAAGAAAAGGATGCAGCAGTACAAAGTCAGGAATTCGAGAAAGCCGCTTCACTAAGAGATACCGAGCAGAAGCTTAAAGAAGAGCTTGAGCGAAATCAGCTTGAATGGAAGCAAAAGCAAGGCAGAGAAAATACAGAAGTCACCCCAGAGGACATCGCTATTGTTGTATCCAACTGGACGGGAGTGCCTGTTCGTAAGCTTGAAGAGGAAGAGAGTGAACGCCTTCTTAAGATGGAAGAGATTTTGCATGATCGAGTGATCGGTCAAGAAGAAGCAGTAAAAGCAGTATCTCATGCCATTCGGCGTGCTCGTGCAGGTCTTAAAGATCCAAAGCGTCCGATTGGATCCTTTATCTTCCTTGGCCCAACTGGTGTGGGGAAGACAGAACTTGCCCGTGCGGTAGCGGAAACTCTATTTGGTGATGAAGACGCCATTATACGTATTGATATGTCTGAATTCATGGAGAAGCACACAACGTCTCGCTTAGTCGGATCGCCTCCTGGATACGTCGGTCATGAAGAAGGCGGCCAATTGACAGAAAAAGTTAGGCAGAAACCTTACTCTGTGATTCTTTTAGACGAGATTGAGAAGGCCCATCCGGATGTCTTTAATATCTTGCTTCAGGTATTGGATGACGGTCGTTTAACCGATTCAAAAGGTCGTACCGTTGATTTTCGTAATACGGCTATAATTATGACTTCAAATGTGGGCGCCAGTACTTTAAAACGAAACCGAAATTTAGGTTTTACAGTTGGTACAGAAGGTGAAGCCTATAATGAAATGAAGTCGAAGGTATTAGATGAACTTAAGCGCTCATTCCGTCCGGAGTTTCTGAACCGGATCGATGAAATTATTGTGTTCCACGAATTGAACAAGGATCACCTTAAGAAAATTGTTGGCTTACTTGCTGACAACTTAAAAGACCGCTTAAAGAACCAAGGTATTGAGATTCATCTAACCGAGGCAGCAAAAGAAAAAATTGCCGAAGAGGGTTATGATCCAGAGTATGGAGCGCGCCCGCTCAAACGTGCGCTTCAAAGAAAAGTTGAAGATAAACTATCAGAGGAATTGTTAAAAGGGGCTATCTCAAAAGGTGAGAAAGTCACTATAGATTACGAGAGCAATGAGTTTGTTGTTAGGAAATAA
- a CDS encoding protein arginine kinase yields MSLQKFINQAVSNWMQGEGPDSEIVLSSRIRLARNLKDFAFPVISSVDQAQKALTFIKDKLEGEDYGKIGPFEWVNMNELKPVEKRVLVEKHLISPNLAEDAEYGAVLINANESVSIMVNEEDHIRIQCLFPGFQLNEALTLANGIDDWIEEKFDYAFDEKRGYLTSCPTNVGTGLRASVMVHLPALMLTQRMNRIAPAINQFGLVVRGIYGEGSEALGNVFQISNQMTLGKSEEDIVEDLRGVVMQLIQQEKLARKDLLKMSKIQLEDRIFRSYGVLEHSRIIQSKEAAKCLSDVRLGIDLGLIKGVSRSILNELMILTQPGFLQQYFKEVLTPDERDIKRATLIRERLKLEECHGD; encoded by the coding sequence ATGTCTCTTCAAAAATTCATTAATCAAGCCGTAAGTAATTGGATGCAAGGAGAAGGGCCAGATTCTGAAATTGTCTTAAGCAGCCGAATTCGTTTGGCACGGAATCTAAAAGATTTTGCATTCCCTGTTATTTCTTCTGTGGATCAGGCCCAAAAAGCCTTAACCTTTATAAAAGATAAACTAGAAGGAGAGGATTATGGAAAGATTGGCCCGTTTGAGTGGGTAAACATGAATGAACTAAAACCGGTCGAAAAGCGTGTCCTGGTTGAAAAGCATTTAATCAGTCCAAATCTTGCTGAGGATGCCGAGTACGGGGCCGTCTTAATTAATGCGAACGAATCGGTTAGCATTATGGTGAATGAAGAGGATCATATAAGAATCCAATGCTTATTTCCAGGCTTTCAATTAAATGAAGCTTTGACGCTTGCAAATGGCATTGATGATTGGATTGAAGAAAAGTTTGATTACGCGTTTGATGAGAAGCGCGGGTACTTAACAAGCTGCCCAACAAATGTTGGAACCGGGCTTCGAGCATCAGTAATGGTTCATCTTCCAGCTCTGATGCTGACGCAAAGAATGAATCGCATCGCACCTGCCATTAATCAGTTTGGTTTGGTGGTTCGTGGGATTTATGGTGAAGGCAGTGAAGCATTAGGAAATGTCTTTCAAATCTCCAATCAAATGACACTTGGGAAATCAGAGGAAGACATTGTGGAGGACCTTCGCGGGGTTGTCATGCAGTTGATTCAACAAGAGAAGCTCGCACGCAAGGATCTTTTAAAAATGTCAAAGATTCAGCTTGAAGATCGAATTTTCCGCTCTTATGGCGTTTTGGAGCATAGCCGAATTATTCAATCAAAAGAAGCTGCAAAATGTTTATCTGATGTCCGACTAGGAATTGACCTTGGACTAATTAAAGGGGTATCTCGTTCTATATTAAACGAATTAATGATTCTCACTCAACCTGGTTTTCTGCAACAGTATTTTAAAGAAGTGCTGACACCTGATGAGCGTGACATAAAAAGAGCAACGCTTATCCGAGAGCGACTTAAATTAGAAGAATGCCATGGAGATTGA